One genomic region from Pseudoduganella dura encodes:
- a CDS encoding MMPL family transporter, producing the protein MMTKGRRNLSLGALAWLVAVALLVGHNGYLWVVKRIVPDTDIMALLPVQERDPILQRSFAHMVDAAQQRVIVLVGAAEWEDAKRAADAYSAVLAKRPDLFAAASAGEGVQAEWLSLFQKHRLVLMSPAQQAQLEKEGTAFWTQQALAKLYAPFGGPRLGAWQDDPFGLFSGWVQERAQETPVRPRDGHLFVADNESQYVLLPLTLKVPALSMTAQGVVLPMLEEAGAAARKAAPQARLIQAGVILHAANAGAQASGEMHTIGVGSIAGIILLMWFTFRTLKPIALILLSIGVGVLGALSVCWLLFGQIHLMTLVFGASLVGVAQDYGIYYLCNRLSADPALDSRALLKKLLPGLALTLLAAVIGYMGLALTPFPGLRQMAVFSALGLFFAWLTVICWFPLLIGPRSLKGGALVRAYGAALARWPLLRASPGTFIAAGVFGAVAVLGISKLGANDDIRLLQNPPKHLVDDQIKLGKLLDAPTPVQFFLVRGDSAETVLQREEALKRRLDKLIAAGKLSGYQAMSNWVPSARTQRERRALVDLKLLGVDGPLAAVARQAEEDAAWVRTTADALRAAGTPLDVDAFLQAPASEPWRHLWLGREHGQYASIVALRGLSMAAVPAVRPLADGLAGVQWVDKVAEISSVLGRYRVNMGFVVLGAYCVVFVLLLPRYRGRAWRVIAPTALASVATLAILGLAGQNLQLFHVLALMLLLGVGVDYGIFMQEGATNCANRRDTTPWLAVGLAAANTILSFGLLGLSHTPALQAFGLTMLLGTLLVWLTVPCFGTSTTIKEKANAETIGIR; encoded by the coding sequence ATGATGACGAAAGGGCGCAGGAACCTGTCGCTGGGCGCGCTGGCGTGGCTGGTGGCCGTGGCCCTGCTGGTGGGCCATAACGGCTACCTGTGGGTGGTCAAGCGCATCGTGCCGGATACCGACATCATGGCGCTACTGCCGGTGCAGGAACGCGACCCGATCCTGCAGCGATCGTTCGCCCACATGGTGGACGCGGCGCAACAGCGCGTGATCGTGCTGGTCGGCGCGGCCGAATGGGAAGATGCGAAACGCGCCGCCGATGCGTATTCCGCCGTGCTGGCCAAGCGGCCGGACCTGTTCGCCGCGGCGTCGGCCGGCGAGGGCGTACAGGCCGAGTGGCTGTCGCTGTTCCAGAAACACCGCCTGGTGCTGATGTCGCCCGCACAGCAGGCGCAGCTCGAAAAGGAAGGCACGGCATTCTGGACGCAGCAGGCGCTGGCGAAACTGTATGCGCCGTTCGGCGGCCCCAGGCTGGGCGCCTGGCAGGACGACCCGTTCGGCCTGTTCTCGGGCTGGGTGCAGGAGCGGGCACAGGAAACGCCGGTGCGGCCGCGCGACGGCCACCTGTTCGTGGCCGACAATGAAAGCCAGTATGTGCTGCTGCCGCTGACCCTGAAGGTGCCGGCACTGTCGATGACCGCCCAGGGGGTGGTGCTGCCGATGCTGGAGGAAGCCGGCGCGGCGGCGCGCAAGGCCGCGCCGCAGGCCAGGCTGATCCAGGCCGGCGTGATCCTGCACGCGGCCAACGCCGGCGCGCAGGCCAGCGGCGAGATGCACACGATCGGCGTGGGCTCGATCGCCGGCATCATCCTGCTGATGTGGTTCACCTTCCGTACCCTGAAGCCGATCGCGCTGATCCTGCTGTCGATCGGCGTGGGCGTGCTCGGCGCGCTGTCCGTCTGCTGGCTGCTGTTCGGGCAGATCCACCTGATGACGCTCGTCTTCGGCGCCAGCCTGGTCGGCGTGGCGCAGGATTACGGCATCTATTACCTGTGCAACCGCCTGTCGGCCGATCCGGCGCTCGATTCGCGCGCGCTGCTGAAAAAGCTGCTGCCGGGCCTGGCGCTGACGTTGCTGGCCGCCGTCATCGGCTACATGGGCCTGGCGCTGACGCCGTTCCCGGGCCTGCGCCAGATGGCCGTGTTTTCCGCGCTGGGCCTGTTCTTCGCATGGCTGACGGTGATCTGCTGGTTCCCCCTGCTGATCGGCCCGCGCAGCCTGAAAGGCGGCGCGCTGGTGCGTGCGTATGGCGCGGCGCTGGCACGCTGGCCGCTGCTGCGCGCCAGTCCCGGCACGTTCATCGCGGCGGGCGTGTTCGGCGCGGTGGCGGTCCTCGGCATCTCGAAGCTGGGCGCCAACGACGATATCCGGCTGCTGCAGAATCCGCCGAAGCACCTGGTCGACGACCAGATCAAGCTGGGCAAGCTGCTCGACGCGCCCACGCCGGTGCAGTTCTTCCTGGTGCGCGGCGATTCGGCCGAGACGGTTCTGCAGCGCGAAGAAGCGCTCAAGCGCCGGCTCGACAAACTGATTGCCGCCGGCAAGCTCTCGGGTTACCAGGCCATGTCGAACTGGGTGCCGTCGGCGCGCACGCAGCGGGAACGCCGCGCCCTGGTCGACCTGAAGCTGCTGGGCGTGGACGGGCCGCTCGCCGCCGTCGCCCGGCAGGCGGAGGAGGATGCCGCATGGGTGCGAACCACGGCCGATGCGTTGCGCGCCGCCGGCACGCCGCTCGATGTCGACGCCTTCCTGCAAGCGCCGGCGAGCGAGCCGTGGCGCCACCTGTGGCTGGGCAGGGAGCATGGCCAATACGCCAGCATCGTCGCGTTGCGCGGCCTGTCGATGGCCGCCGTGCCGGCGGTGCGCCCGCTGGCCGACGGCCTGGCCGGCGTGCAGTGGGTCGACAAGGTGGCGGAGATTTCCTCGGTGCTGGGCCGCTACCGCGTGAACATGGGCTTCGTGGTGCTGGGCGCCTACTGCGTGGTGTTCGTGCTGCTGCTGCCGCGCTACCGGGGCAGGGCATGGCGCGTGATCGCGCCGACCGCGCTGGCCAGCGTGGCCACGCTGGCGATCCTGGGACTGGCGGGCCAGAACCTGCAGCTGTTCCACGTGCTGGCGCTGATGCTGCTGCTCGGCGTCGGCGTCGACTACGGCATCTTCATGCAGGAAGGTGCGACGAACTGCGCGAACCGCCGCGATACCACGCCCTGGCTGGCCGTGGGCCTGGCGGCGGCCAACACGATCCTGTCGTTCGGCCTGCTCGGCCTGTCGCATACCCCGGCGCTGCAGGCGTTCGGACTGACGATGTTGCTGGGCACACTGCTGGTGTGGCTGACGGTTCCCTGTTTCGGTACATCGACCACCATCAAAGAGAAAGCAAATGCAGAAACAATTGGAATCCGCTGA
- a CDS encoding acyl-CoA thioesterase → MRKAKESRWFAEVDMEVQFFDLDPMEIVWHGNYVKYLEVVRCALLDKIGYNYPQMKASGYAWPVIDMHLRYVAPATFGQKIRLRADIVEWENCLKIDYLITDAASGKRLNRATTTMVAVNIATNEMCYVSPPVLMKKLGIA, encoded by the coding sequence ATGCGTAAAGCGAAGGAAAGCCGCTGGTTCGCGGAAGTCGACATGGAAGTCCAGTTCTTCGACCTGGACCCGATGGAGATCGTCTGGCACGGCAACTACGTGAAATACCTCGAGGTGGTGCGCTGCGCGCTGCTCGACAAGATCGGCTACAACTACCCGCAGATGAAGGCCTCCGGCTACGCGTGGCCGGTCATCGACATGCATCTGCGCTACGTGGCGCCGGCCACGTTCGGCCAGAAGATCCGGCTGCGCGCCGACATCGTCGAATGGGAAAACTGCCTGAAGATCGATTACCTGATCACGGACGCCGCGTCGGGCAAGCGGCTGAACCGTGCCACGACGACGATGGTGGCGGTGAACATCGCCACGAACGAGATGTGCTACGTGTCGCCACCCGTGCTGATGAAGAAACTGGGGATTGCATGA
- a CDS encoding 4'-phosphopantetheinyl transferase family protein, translating to MTAISSAAWRSRPISSSWPSNVAAAAHLWLARTDGLDEARLAHYGRWLGPGERERTFVREARRRQFIAARALLRIGVAALLDVPAEAVELGGAPGRAPWLVTPGVPLPGLSVSHSGHWVACALSTGTALGVDIEMKEASRDIDALAAHAFDGATCARLAALPAAERLDAFYRTWSRQEARIKLGVEAAECIEVAHPELSVVVCTAAKLAVPLGVEVVCL from the coding sequence ATGACGGCAATATCGTCAGCGGCGTGGCGTTCAAGGCCGATTTCGTCAAGCTGGCCGAGTAACGTGGCGGCGGCCGCGCACCTCTGGCTGGCCCGGACGGACGGGCTGGATGAAGCGCGGCTGGCGCACTACGGGCGCTGGCTCGGCCCCGGCGAGCGCGAGCGCACCTTCGTGCGCGAAGCGCGCCGGCGCCAGTTCATCGCCGCGCGCGCGCTGCTGCGCATCGGCGTGGCGGCGCTGCTGGATGTGCCGGCGGAGGCGGTGGAACTGGGCGGGGCGCCGGGGCGGGCTCCGTGGCTTGTGACACCCGGTGTGCCGCTGCCCGGCCTGTCGGTGTCGCACAGCGGCCACTGGGTGGCCTGCGCGCTGAGCACCGGCACGGCGCTGGGCGTGGATATCGAAATGAAGGAAGCCTCGCGCGACATCGACGCGCTGGCGGCGCACGCGTTCGACGGCGCCACGTGCGCGCGGCTGGCGGCGCTGCCGGCGGCTGAACGGCTCGATGCGTTCTACCGGACGTGGAGCCGGCAGGAGGCGCGGATCAAGCTGGGGGTGGAGGCAGCGGAATGCATTGAAGTGGCGCATCCGGAATTGTCGGTGGTGGTGTGCACTGCGGCGAAGCTGGCAGTGCCGCTGGGGGTGGAGGTTGTATGCCTCTGA
- the fabG gene encoding 3-oxoacyl-ACP reductase FabG: protein MSKVKLQNRAMSVLVTGSSRGIGKAVALRLARDGYDVVLHCRSGRAEAEIVAAQIVEMGRAARVLQFDVSDRAATAAALEADIAEHGCYYGVVTNAGIARDNAFPAMSGEDWDLVLRTNLDGFYNVLNPLVMPLVQRRKPGRIVTLASVSGLVGNRGQVNYSAAKAGIIGATKALALELAKRAITVNCVAPGLIETDMTSEVPMEEALKMIPARRIGKPEEVAAAVSFLMGEDAAYITRQVISVNGGLA from the coding sequence ATGAGCAAGGTTAAACTTCAAAACAGGGCCATGAGCGTGCTGGTCACGGGATCGTCGCGCGGCATCGGCAAGGCCGTCGCGCTGCGCCTGGCACGCGACGGCTACGACGTGGTGCTGCATTGCCGCAGCGGGCGTGCCGAAGCGGAAATCGTGGCGGCGCAGATCGTCGAAATGGGTCGGGCTGCCCGGGTGCTGCAGTTCGACGTGAGCGACCGCGCCGCGACCGCCGCGGCGCTCGAAGCGGATATCGCCGAACACGGTTGCTACTACGGCGTCGTCACGAACGCCGGCATCGCGCGCGACAATGCGTTTCCGGCGATGTCCGGCGAGGATTGGGACCTGGTGCTGCGCACCAACCTGGACGGCTTCTATAACGTGCTGAACCCGCTGGTGATGCCGCTGGTACAGCGCCGCAAACCAGGCCGCATCGTCACGCTGGCTTCCGTGTCCGGCCTGGTCGGCAACCGCGGCCAGGTCAACTACAGCGCCGCCAAGGCCGGCATCATCGGCGCCACCAAGGCGCTGGCGCTGGAACTGGCCAAGCGCGCGATCACCGTGAACTGCGTGGCGCCCGGCCTGATCGAAACCGACATGACAAGCGAGGTGCCGATGGAAGAAGCACTGAAGATGATTCCGGCGCGCCGCATCGGCAAGCCGGAAGAGGTGGCCGCGGCCGTCAGCTTCCTGATGGGCGAGGACGCCGCCTACATCACGCGGCAGGTCATTTCCGTCAACGGCGGCCTGGCATGA
- a CDS encoding ApeP family dehydratase, with product MAETAAALPPAAVPIADLLPHSGRMVLLDTVVSAGNDDLCTEVTIRPDSMFCDGAAVGAWVGIEYMAQAIAAHAGWLARQRGDAVKVGFLLGSRKYEASVPAFPAGSVLRVHAHRVLQGDNGLGAFECRIDSEGGTVATATVTVYQPDNVNEFLQGGIAG from the coding sequence ATGGCTGAAACGGCGGCGGCCCTTCCACCGGCTGCCGTGCCCATTGCCGATCTGTTGCCGCATTCCGGCCGCATGGTGCTGCTCGATACCGTCGTCAGCGCCGGCAACGACGACCTGTGCACCGAAGTGACGATCCGCCCGGACAGCATGTTCTGCGACGGCGCTGCCGTCGGCGCCTGGGTCGGCATCGAATACATGGCGCAGGCGATCGCCGCGCACGCCGGCTGGCTGGCGCGGCAGCGGGGCGACGCCGTCAAGGTGGGCTTCCTGCTGGGATCGCGCAAATACGAGGCGAGCGTGCCCGCGTTCCCGGCCGGCAGCGTGCTGCGCGTGCATGCGCACCGCGTGCTGCAGGGCGATAACGGCCTGGGGGCGTTCGAATGCCGGATCGACAGCGAGGGCGGCACCGTGGCCACGGCGACCGTGACGGTGTACCAGCCCGACAATGTCAACGAGTTTCTTCAAGGTGGAATAGCAGGATGA
- a CDS encoding excinuclease ATPase subunit translates to MLMLVLTAASGAATLPATAADRAMMVPIANALAVNDAQGRLGDTVKFYFGDQKTPKVQSKITSDSTSQKTNSVGKSPEEACHWAFLSAMLALKKKAESVGANAVVNIVSNYKHKEMSSQTEFECHDGNIVSGVAFKADFVKLAE, encoded by the coding sequence ATGTTGATGTTGGTTCTGACGGCCGCCTCGGGTGCCGCCACCCTGCCGGCCACCGCGGCGGACCGCGCAATGATGGTACCGATCGCGAACGCGCTGGCCGTCAACGATGCGCAAGGGCGCCTGGGCGACACGGTGAAGTTCTACTTCGGCGACCAGAAAACCCCGAAAGTGCAGTCGAAGATCACGTCGGACAGCACCAGCCAGAAGACCAACAGCGTGGGCAAGAGCCCCGAGGAAGCGTGCCACTGGGCCTTCCTGTCGGCGATGCTGGCGCTGAAGAAGAAGGCCGAGTCGGTGGGCGCGAATGCCGTGGTCAATATCGTCAGCAACTACAAGCACAAGGAAATGTCGAGCCAGACGGAATTCGAATGCCATGACGGCAATATCGTCAGCGGCGTGGCGTTCAAGGCCGATTTCGTCAAGCTGGCCGAGTAA
- a CDS encoding polysaccharide deacetylase family protein, translating into MPFRLLFCLLLAAATHLAHAAQEGAGASAPGPAPAAPAPIRFLLTFDDGPSGSSGDNATVRVLDTLARNAVQDGIKAVFFTQTRHWHGGGTAIGRALIRREHEAGHVVALHSATATHANHRFMSAEELDATLGRGVDDLRTLTGRAPMLVRPPFWAYDAATLDGYHRHGLHMLLTDLNANDGKIWGVNFSWHKRSNMLRMLAETRKRWAAGAMHMVDGATPVVVTFHDVNSYTARNLEVYLQILLDVARELDIPVAGKPFYDDGGALERAALASTVRSAAEHPQLPGLWNWLWQ; encoded by the coding sequence GTGCCGTTCCGACTACTTTTCTGCCTGTTGCTCGCCGCGGCCACGCACCTTGCGCATGCCGCGCAGGAAGGGGCGGGCGCATCGGCACCAGGCCCCGCACCGGCCGCGCCGGCTCCCATACGATTCCTGCTCACCTTCGACGACGGCCCGAGCGGTTCGAGCGGCGACAACGCCACCGTGCGCGTGCTCGACACGCTGGCCCGCAACGCCGTGCAGGACGGCATCAAGGCCGTCTTCTTCACGCAGACGCGCCACTGGCACGGCGGCGGCACGGCCATCGGCCGCGCGCTGATCCGGCGCGAGCACGAGGCCGGCCATGTCGTCGCGCTGCATTCGGCCACCGCCACGCATGCGAACCACCGCTTCATGAGCGCGGAGGAACTCGACGCGACGCTCGGCCGCGGCGTGGACGACCTGCGCACGCTGACCGGCCGCGCGCCCATGCTCGTGCGCCCGCCGTTCTGGGCCTACGATGCCGCCACGCTGGACGGCTACCACCGCCACGGCCTGCACATGCTGCTGACCGACCTGAACGCCAACGACGGCAAGATCTGGGGCGTCAACTTCAGCTGGCACAAGCGCTCCAACATGCTCAGGATGCTGGCGGAAACCCGCAAGCGCTGGGCCGCCGGCGCCATGCACATGGTCGACGGCGCCACGCCGGTCGTCGTCACCTTCCACGACGTGAACAGCTACACGGCGCGCAACCTCGAGGTCTACCTGCAAATCCTGCTCGACGTCGCCCGCGAACTCGACATCCCCGTCGCAGGCAAGCCGTTCTACGACGACGGCGGCGCGCTCGAACGCGCCGCGCTCGCCAGCACCGTACGCAGCGCCGCCGAACATCCGCAGCTGCCGGGGCTGTGGAACTGGCTATGGCAATAA
- a CDS encoding DUF3261 domain-containing protein gives MRAALPAALSAALPAVLSSVALAAMLAGCASAPPSPARLGLKLAPAALGQSISVQQHLKVERAGRIDDMDVALQVEPEAIDMVGLAFGQRVLSVHYDGKAVKEWRHAMLPRQVRAEDVLEDMQLTLWPVEAVAQALPEGWRIAEDGLQRTLYLKDEPIMRIAYSGKPRWSGTVVLENLRYKYRLTIQFAPTESQ, from the coding sequence ATGCGCGCCGCGCTGCCCGCCGCGCTGTCCGCCGCACTTCCCGCGGTACTGTCCAGCGTCGCACTTGCCGCCATGCTGGCCGGTTGCGCCTCGGCGCCGCCGTCGCCGGCCCGGCTGGGCCTGAAGCTGGCGCCGGCGGCGCTGGGCCAGTCGATCAGCGTGCAGCAGCACCTGAAGGTGGAGCGCGCCGGCCGCATCGACGACATGGACGTGGCGCTGCAGGTCGAACCCGAGGCGATCGACATGGTCGGCCTGGCGTTCGGCCAGCGCGTGCTGTCGGTGCATTACGACGGCAAGGCCGTGAAGGAATGGCGCCACGCGATGCTGCCGCGCCAGGTGCGAGCCGAAGACGTGCTCGAAGACATGCAGCTCACGCTGTGGCCGGTCGAAGCGGTGGCGCAGGCGCTGCCGGAGGGCTGGCGCATCGCCGAGGACGGGCTGCAGCGCACGCTGTACCTGAAGGACGAACCGATCATGCGGATCGCCTACAGCGGCAAGCCGCGCTGGAGCGGCACGGTCGTGCTGGAAAACCTGCGGTATAAATACCGGTTGACGATCCAGTTCGCCCCGACCGAATCGCAGTAA
- a CDS encoding NAD(P)/FAD-dependent oxidoreductase produces the protein MQKQLESAEILIVGAGPAGSVAAALLRRQGRQVLVIEREQFPRFSIGESLLPQSMQYLEEAGMLRAVVEAGFQFKNGAAFMKDGVYTDFDFRDKHSDGWGTTYQVQRADFDHLLAKEAEKQGAEIRFRHEVLNIELGRPGGRSLVTVRNPEGDEYQVDAGFILDASGFGRILPRLLKLETPSNFPVRGAIFTHVADGIAPATGSGAGFDRSKIRVTVHPKHNNVWFWTIPFAGGRCSLGVVAETSFLEQYQGSPTERLQMIVAEEPSLAALLENAAWDTPARQITGYSANVDRLWGEGYALLGNAGEFLDPVFSSGVTIAVRSASLAAAALKRQFDGETVDWQADYGVPLRRGVDTFRAFVESWYRGGFQTIIFHQRQQPEIRRMISAILAGYAWDRSNPYVKDTARRLAALEAACELS, from the coding sequence ATGCAGAAACAATTGGAATCCGCTGAAATCCTGATCGTCGGTGCCGGCCCCGCCGGTTCCGTGGCCGCCGCGCTGTTGCGCAGGCAGGGCCGCCAGGTGCTCGTGATCGAGCGCGAACAGTTCCCCCGCTTTTCGATCGGCGAGAGCCTGCTGCCGCAGAGCATGCAGTACCTCGAAGAGGCGGGCATGCTGCGCGCCGTCGTCGAGGCGGGCTTCCAGTTCAAGAACGGCGCCGCCTTCATGAAGGATGGCGTGTACACGGACTTCGATTTCCGCGACAAGCACTCGGATGGCTGGGGCACCACCTACCAGGTGCAGCGTGCCGACTTCGACCACCTGCTGGCGAAAGAGGCTGAAAAGCAGGGCGCGGAGATCCGCTTCCGCCACGAAGTGCTGAACATCGAGCTGGGCCGGCCGGGCGGGCGCTCGCTCGTCACCGTCAGGAATCCCGAGGGGGACGAATACCAGGTCGACGCCGGCTTCATCCTCGATGCCAGCGGTTTCGGCCGCATCCTGCCGCGGCTGCTGAAGCTGGAAACGCCGTCGAACTTCCCGGTGCGCGGCGCGATCTTCACCCACGTGGCCGACGGTATCGCTCCCGCCACGGGATCCGGAGCGGGATTCGACCGCAGCAAGATCCGCGTCACCGTGCACCCGAAGCACAACAATGTATGGTTCTGGACCATTCCGTTCGCCGGCGGCCGCTGCTCGCTGGGCGTCGTCGCGGAAACGTCGTTCCTGGAGCAATACCAGGGTTCGCCCACCGAGCGGCTGCAGATGATCGTGGCCGAGGAGCCGTCGCTGGCAGCGCTGCTGGAAAACGCCGCGTGGGATACCCCGGCGCGCCAGATCACCGGCTATTCGGCCAACGTCGACCGGCTGTGGGGCGAAGGCTACGCGCTGCTGGGCAATGCCGGCGAATTCCTCGACCCGGTGTTCTCGTCGGGCGTGACGATCGCCGTGCGCTCGGCGAGCCTGGCCGCCGCTGCGCTGAAACGCCAGTTCGACGGCGAGACGGTGGACTGGCAGGCGGACTACGGCGTGCCGCTGCGGCGCGGCGTGGACACGTTCCGCGCCTTCGTCGAGTCGTGGTACAGGGGCGGCTTCCAGACCATCATCTTCCACCAGCGCCAGCAGCCGGAAATCCGCCGGATGATCTCGGCGATCCTGGCCGGCTATGCATGGGACCGGTCGAATCCGTATGTGAAGGACACCGCGCGGCGGCTCGCGGCGCTGGAGGCGGCGTGCGAACTGTCCTGA
- a CDS encoding beta-ketoacyl-ACP synthase, with amino-acid sequence MSRRVVVTGMAGISPIGNDWAAVRQRLGEYRNAIVRMEDWANYDGLNTNLGAPAAPFELSARYNRKTTRSMGRVALMATRASELALLDAGLLDHPLLTSGRMGVSFGSSAGTPSAIGDFGRMMEDRTTKGINATTYIKMMAHTAPVNIGVFFGMTGRVYTTSSACTSGSQGIGYAYEAIKSGSQTAMLAGGAEELDATEAAVFDTLFATSTRNDAPHTSPRPFDAGRDGLVIGEGAGALVLEEREHALARGAAIHAELVGFGTNSDGVHVTQPNAETMKTAMLLALEDAGLAPSAIGYVNAHGTGTAQGDVAESNATLQVFGTGVPVSSLKSYMGHTLGACGALEAWISIEMMREGWFAPTINLDAVDPQCAPLDFIAGEGRALRCEYVMSNNFAFGGINTSLIFKRV; translated from the coding sequence ATGAGCCGCCGCGTCGTCGTCACCGGCATGGCCGGCATCAGCCCGATCGGCAACGACTGGGCCGCGGTGCGCCAGCGGCTGGGCGAATACCGCAATGCGATCGTGCGCATGGAAGACTGGGCCAACTACGATGGCCTGAACACCAACCTGGGCGCGCCCGCCGCGCCGTTCGAACTGTCCGCGCGCTACAACCGCAAGACCACGCGCAGCATGGGCCGCGTGGCGCTGATGGCCACGCGCGCCAGCGAACTGGCGTTGCTCGATGCGGGCCTGCTCGACCATCCACTGCTCACTTCCGGCCGGATGGGTGTGTCGTTCGGCTCGTCGGCCGGCACGCCGAGCGCCATCGGCGACTTCGGCCGCATGATGGAAGACCGCACGACGAAGGGCATCAACGCCACCACCTACATCAAGATGATGGCGCATACCGCGCCCGTCAATATCGGCGTGTTCTTCGGCATGACGGGGCGGGTGTACACCACGTCGTCCGCCTGTACGTCGGGCAGCCAGGGCATCGGCTATGCCTACGAGGCGATCAAGAGCGGTTCGCAGACGGCGATGCTGGCCGGCGGCGCCGAGGAACTCGATGCCACCGAAGCGGCCGTGTTCGACACGCTGTTCGCGACCAGCACGCGCAACGATGCGCCGCACACGTCGCCGCGGCCGTTCGATGCCGGCCGCGACGGCCTCGTGATCGGCGAGGGCGCCGGCGCGCTGGTGCTGGAAGAGCGCGAACATGCGCTGGCGCGCGGTGCCGCGATCCATGCCGAACTGGTGGGCTTCGGCACCAACAGCGACGGCGTGCACGTGACGCAGCCGAATGCGGAAACGATGAAGACGGCGATGCTGCTGGCGCTGGAGGATGCCGGACTGGCACCTTCCGCGATCGGCTACGTCAACGCGCACGGCACCGGCACCGCGCAGGGCGACGTGGCCGAGTCGAACGCCACGCTACAGGTGTTCGGCACCGGCGTGCCGGTCAGTTCCCTGAAAAGCTACATGGGCCACACGCTTGGCGCCTGCGGCGCGCTGGAAGCCTGGATCAGCATCGAGATGATGCGCGAAGGCTGGTTCGCCCCCACGATCAACCTCGATGCGGTGGACCCGCAGTGCGCACCGCTCGACTTCATCGCCGGCGAAGGCCGCGCACTGCGGTGCGAATACGTAATGTCGAACAACTTCGCGTTCGGCGGCATCAACACGTCGCTGATCTTCAAGCGCGTCTGA
- a CDS encoding class I SAM-dependent methyltransferase — protein MNVQPQPPSQSPLPLEPHVPETEFGKWFLRTETWTVHVLERALADLDTLIPAGRKSFDVVADVGCGYGRSLPKLHARFAPRRLIGMDIDPEMIEAAGKEVAQHGIAAEFVLCSSSNIRLPDDSVDLLFCHQTFHHLIDQERAIAEFFRVLKPGGVLLFAESTRRYIHSWIIRLLFRHPMDVQKTAPEYLAMVRAAGFDVPDSAVSYPFLWWSREDLGMLERVLRIKPPAVREETLINLVARKP, from the coding sequence ATGAATGTTCAGCCACAGCCGCCGTCGCAGTCGCCATTGCCGCTCGAGCCGCACGTGCCGGAAACGGAATTCGGAAAATGGTTCCTGCGCACGGAAACCTGGACCGTGCACGTGCTGGAACGTGCGCTGGCGGACCTCGATACGTTGATACCGGCCGGGCGCAAGAGCTTCGACGTGGTGGCCGACGTGGGCTGCGGCTATGGCCGTTCGCTGCCGAAGCTGCACGCGCGCTTCGCGCCGCGCCGGCTGATCGGCATGGACATCGATCCGGAAATGATCGAAGCTGCCGGCAAGGAAGTGGCGCAGCACGGCATCGCGGCCGAATTCGTCCTCTGTTCAAGCTCGAACATCAGGCTGCCGGACGATTCGGTGGACCTGCTGTTCTGCCACCAGACCTTCCACCACCTGATCGACCAGGAGCGCGCGATCGCCGAATTCTTCCGCGTGCTCAAACCTGGCGGCGTGCTGCTGTTCGCCGAATCCACGCGGCGCTACATCCACTCGTGGATCATCCGGCTGCTGTTCCGCCACCCGATGGACGTGCAGAAGACCGCGCCCGAATATCTCGCCATGGTGCGGGCCGCCGGCTTCGACGTGCCCGACAGCGCGGTGTCGTACCCATTCCTGTGGTGGAGCCGCGAAGACCTGGGCATGCTGGAGCGCGTACTGCGCATCAAGCCGCCCGCCGTGCGCGAGGAAACGTTGATCAACCTGGTGGCACGCAAGCCCTGA
- a CDS encoding LolA family protein encodes MKKLMLTLALAVSAMGAQAAVPVAKIQAMLAKPKVMCGRFDQSKTLAGMKKPLAASGRFCVVQEKGVLWRTLQPFPNTLRLTKGEIVHYQGDRVSMRLDAKTEPTVRMINQVLFSLLAGDLAQLEQLFKVDGTVGADSWNVTLEAREPALAKAIGTIRLDGGAYVNNIVISEASGDRTSIVFSKIEAGDKAMSADEAALF; translated from the coding sequence ATGAAAAAACTGATGTTGACGCTGGCGCTGGCGGTATCGGCCATGGGCGCGCAGGCCGCCGTGCCGGTGGCGAAGATCCAGGCGATGCTGGCCAAGCCGAAGGTGATGTGCGGCCGCTTCGACCAGAGCAAGACGCTGGCCGGCATGAAGAAGCCGCTGGCCGCCAGCGGCCGCTTCTGCGTGGTGCAGGAAAAGGGCGTGCTGTGGCGCACGCTGCAACCGTTCCCGAACACGCTGCGCCTGACCAAGGGCGAGATCGTGCACTACCAGGGCGACCGCGTGTCGATGCGCCTCGATGCGAAGACCGAACCGACGGTTCGCATGATCAACCAGGTGCTGTTCTCGCTGCTGGCCGGCGACCTGGCGCAGCTCGAACAATTGTTCAAGGTGGACGGCACGGTGGGCGCCGACAGCTGGAACGTCACCCTGGAGGCGCGCGAACCCGCGCTGGCCAAGGCGATCGGCACGATCAGGCTCGATGGCGGTGCCTACGTCAACAACATCGTCATCAGCGAAGCGTCCGGCGACCGTACCAGCATCGTGTTCTCGAAGATCGAGGCCGGCGACAAGGCGATGTCCGCCGACGAGGCGGCGCTGTTCTGA